Part of the Stackebrandtia endophytica genome is shown below.
AGCGGATCGGAATGCCCAGGTGGGCGACCGACGATGACGGCATGCGCCACCACCGCGAAGCGGCTGAGAACACTGCCAACCCGGTACCGGCTCCTCCGCATCGTCGTGCCGATGCCATATCCCCCAACCCCATGCCGCCAAACCCCATGTCACCGACAACCTCGCATCCAACACCACAGCGCAACACCAACACGTCGGAACCCGTGCGGGTTCACCACACGGGCCCAAGGTCTGGACCATCATGATAATTCGCATTCTCGGCGGCGTTGAGATCCACAATGGTGACCGCTGGGTCAAAGCCGGCACCCCCAAACAGCAATGTGTTCTGGCGTCCCTGTCGATGGCGGCGGGCAAGTCCGTCACCCTGGAGGATCTGGCACATCGGGTCTGGGGAGGCTCCCCACCCCGCAGTACGCGCGGAATCCTGTACGGCCACATCACCCGGCTGCGTGATCTCCTCAAGGCCCATCCGTCGGTGACGCTGTCCCGCGCCAACACCGACGGCTACCGTCTCGACGTCACCGCGTGCGAGGTCGACGTCTTCCACATGCGTGACCTGGTCGAACAGGCGCGCGGTGCGGCTGTCAACGGTGACCACGCCGAAGCGGCGCAGCGGTGGCGAGCCGCTTTGGACCAGTGGCACGGCACCCCGCTGTCCGGTGTGGCCGGAGATTGGGCCGACCGGGTGCGTGCCGGGCTGGCGGCTGAACGGTTGGCGGTACTGGTCGGCCTCTTCGAAGCGGAGTTGGAACTCGGACACCACCACGAGAACCTCCATGACCTGGAGGTCGCCGCCCGGGCTCATCCACAGGCCGAAGTCCTCACCGGGCTTCTGATGACCGCGCTGTACCGCTGCGACCGCGCCGGTGACGCGCTGGATCGATACCGGCGGTTGAGTGACCGACTGCGAGGCAGCCTGGGGCACGAACCCGGACCCGGACTTCGTCGGCTGCATCAGCGCATTCTGCGCAACGACACCGGGCTGTACCGGTCCGTCGGCGGTTCCCGGGAGGAATCGGCGTCTCCGCGCGGCCCCGACGTTCGGCCGGAGACCGATTCACCGGTGAAGTCATTGAAACAGTTGCCCGCCACCAGTCCCGCCTTCACCGGGCGCGACGGAGAGTTGGCGAGGCTGACCGGGTGGTTGCGTCGAGCTGCCGAGCCGGCCGTGTCGGTAGCTTCGGTGTCCATCATCGACGGTATGCCCGGCGTCGGCAAGACGGCGCTGGCCGTGCACGCGGCCGCAGCCGCCGTCGCGCACTACCCCGAGGGCCAGATCTTCATCGACCTGCACGGATACAGCGCCGGACTGTCCCCCATCGATCCGCAGGATGTGATGCATCGCGTCTTGACCAGCCTCGGGACCCCGGCAAACGCGATACCGGAACCGGGCGAGCAACGTGCCGCCGCCTACCGCAGCGCCTTGGCCGATCACCGCATGCTGTTGGTGTTCGACAACGTCTTCGACGAGGCACAACTGCGTCCGTTGTTGCCAGGCCTGAGTGGCTGCGCCGTGCTGGCGACCAGCCGCCGTCGCATGGTCGACATCGACGACGTGGTGCCGGTGGCGCTGGGACCGCTGGACCGCGTCGAGGCGATCCGACTGTTCACCTGCATTCGCGGGGTCGAACGGACTCCTGCCGACGACGCCGTACTGACGGAGATCGTTGACCTGTGTGGACAGTTGCCGTTGGCGATTCGCATCGCCGCCGCCCGACTCCGCCAACGTCCCCACTGGACCCTGACATCACTGCGCGACAAGCTGTCTGATGAGGACCGTCGCCTCAGTGAACTCTCCTCCGGTGAACGCGGTGTCGAGATGTCGATGCGAGTGTCCTTCCGCCACCTGCCGAGTGACCAACAGCGGCTGTTCCGCCGTCTCGGCCGGTTCCCGGGGCCGGACTTCACCGCCGCGGCGGTCGGTGCCATCGATGATCCGGTCGGGGCCGAACCACTGCTGGAGGAGCTCGTCGACGTCAACCTGATCGAGGCGCCCAGGCCCGGCCGCTACCGAATGCACGACCTGGTCAAGGTGTTCGTTCAGGACCTGGCCGTCGACGACGACCTGGAGTCGCGGCTGCACGCCTGGTACCTGTACCGCTCCTATTCGGCCGGCGAGCAGTTCAACGAGATGAGCCGCGCGTTCACCCTGCCGCCGCCACCGGCCGACCTCGACGTCGCGATCGCCGACAGCACCACGGGACGAGCCTGGTTCACCGAGGAGTACGCCAACCTATTGGCCGTGATCTCGGCCGCCCGGCGACGCGGCGACGAGACCACCGCCTGGCAACTCGCGGTTCTGGTCAGCACTCATTTCTGCGACGTCGGTGACCGGCACCGGTTGCGCCGCGCCGTCGAGGTGGGGATGCCGGCGGCGCGAAGCGACGAGCACCTCGACGCGCAGGCGACCCTGCACCTTCACCTGGGGTATGCGGTCTCGTTGGGAGACGACGCGGAAACCGCGATCCCCCACTACCGCGAAGCCGTCGAGGTGGCCCGCGAAGCGGACAACGCCCTGGTGGAGGCCATGGCGTTGCGACGAATCGGATTCTTCTACTACGGCCAGGGGCGGCTGGAGGAGTCGATGCGTTTCCTACGCCGGGAGGAACAGGTCAGCGGACGACTGTCGCCGGCGCAACAGGACGGTTCCCGCGACGCCATCGCGGTCGTGGCGATGGACCTGGGGCTGCTCGTCGAGGCCAGGGACCGCTGGGAGGAGATGCTGGAACGCCTCAAGGAACGCCGGGACGGCAAGGCGACCCTGCTGGGGAATCTCGCACTGGTTCATGCGCGACTGGGTGAATTCGACCTCGCCTGGCAACGGGAAGCCGAACACGACCGCATCCTCGACCGCACCGGCGGCGGGGAGTTCGAGCAGATGCTCGGCCTCGCTCGAAAGTCCTATATGCACACCATGGCTGAGAACCACGACGCCGCAAGGGATGCCGCCGTCGCCGCTGGCAAACTCATCGAGGCTGCCGACTTGACCGCCTATCGCCCGGTGTACCTGGTCGCGCTGGCCGCCTCCTGGGACGGCAACCCCGAAGCCGCGGAGACGGCCGCACGCCAGGCGATCAAGGCCGCCGACCAGACCGGCAACCAGACCGCACTCACCCGCGCCAACGCGATCCTGGCCACCGCGCTGACCGAGCGGCGCTCACCGGTAGCCGCGATGTCCGCGGCCGAAACCGCGTTGTCACACGCCCGCCGAACCGGACACAAACTCGCCCAAGCCGAGGCGTACATCGCGGCGGCCCGCGTTCACGCGGCGATCGACGACCTCACCGAGGCCGTCCGACTGGCAACCACGGGCCTGACCATTCAATCCATCGCGCAACACCGTCCGGGGCAGGCGATCACGCACACGTTGCTGGCGGATCTGAGCGATCGACTGGGCGACACCACGACGACGCGACGGCATCGGGAAGCGGCCGTCGAGCTGTACACCTTCATGGGCAACCGTCACGCCGTGACGCGGCTGACGGCGCCCCACCGGTGACGACCGCCTGTTAGGCTTTGCCGCATGTGTCAGCACCTCACCAACATGATGGCCCCGCCATAGGGGTGCCAGCACACGTGTCAGTGCCCCGGTTCCGGGGCGGCAGCAGCTGACGGATTCGCCCCGGCAACCATTCGCCGGAAGGTAATCCATTGTCTCGTTTCTACATCACCACCGCGATTCCCTATGTCAACTCCACACCGCACATCGGTTTCGCGTTGGAGCTAGTGCAGGCCGACGCGTTGGCCCGCCATCGACGCCATCGTGGCGATCAGGTCCGCTTCCTCACCGGTACCGACGACAACTCGCTGAAGAACGTTCAAGCCGCACAGGCCGAGGGCATCGACACCGGCGAGTTGGTCACGCGCAACGCCGGGCACTTCGAAGCACTGCGCGGACCGTTCGAGCTGTCGTTCGACGATTTCATCCGCACCGGTTCCGACCCCCGGCACGCGCCGGGTGC
Proteins encoded:
- a CDS encoding AfsR/SARP family transcriptional regulator, encoding MIIRILGGVEIHNGDRWVKAGTPKQQCVLASLSMAAGKSVTLEDLAHRVWGGSPPRSTRGILYGHITRLRDLLKAHPSVTLSRANTDGYRLDVTACEVDVFHMRDLVEQARGAAVNGDHAEAAQRWRAALDQWHGTPLSGVAGDWADRVRAGLAAERLAVLVGLFEAELELGHHHENLHDLEVAARAHPQAEVLTGLLMTALYRCDRAGDALDRYRRLSDRLRGSLGHEPGPGLRRLHQRILRNDTGLYRSVGGSREESASPRGPDVRPETDSPVKSLKQLPATSPAFTGRDGELARLTGWLRRAAEPAVSVASVSIIDGMPGVGKTALAVHAAAAAVAHYPEGQIFIDLHGYSAGLSPIDPQDVMHRVLTSLGTPANAIPEPGEQRAAAYRSALADHRMLLVFDNVFDEAQLRPLLPGLSGCAVLATSRRRMVDIDDVVPVALGPLDRVEAIRLFTCIRGVERTPADDAVLTEIVDLCGQLPLAIRIAAARLRQRPHWTLTSLRDKLSDEDRRLSELSSGERGVEMSMRVSFRHLPSDQQRLFRRLGRFPGPDFTAAAVGAIDDPVGAEPLLEELVDVNLIEAPRPGRYRMHDLVKVFVQDLAVDDDLESRLHAWYLYRSYSAGEQFNEMSRAFTLPPPPADLDVAIADSTTGRAWFTEEYANLLAVISAARRRGDETTAWQLAVLVSTHFCDVGDRHRLRRAVEVGMPAARSDEHLDAQATLHLHLGYAVSLGDDAETAIPHYREAVEVAREADNALVEAMALRRIGFFYYGQGRLEESMRFLRREEQVSGRLSPAQQDGSRDAIAVVAMDLGLLVEARDRWEEMLERLKERRDGKATLLGNLALVHARLGEFDLAWQREAEHDRILDRTGGGEFEQMLGLARKSYMHTMAENHDAARDAAVAAGKLIEAADLTAYRPVYLVALAASWDGNPEAAETAARQAIKAADQTGNQTALTRANAILATALTERRSPVAAMSAAETALSHARRTGHKLAQAEAYIAAARVHAAIDDLTEAVRLATTGLTIQSIAQHRPGQAITHTLLADLSDRLGDTTTTRRHREAAVELYTFMGNRHAVTRLTAPHR